The following is a genomic window from Flavobacterium crassostreae.
GCGTACATCTACAGAAAGACTGGTAAATTTGCCTGTTTTGGATTTGGTAGTTTTTATAACCGCTCCCATACAATCAAAGGCTTGCTCCACGCGTGCAACATTATCTCCCACAGAGGGAACTATGAATTTGTATAAATACAAAGCAGGCCAATCGTTGTTTCTCTCTAACTCTGCTTTTAATCTAACGTAAAACTCTTCTGTTTTCTTATCCATTTTTTATAAAAAATTAAAGCAAAGATACAGTTTCAAAAGCAAAATATGAATTTTGAAATAGGTATTTTTAGTCCAAATACTTTTTTAAAGTCTTGTTTTTTCTTGTTTTGGATAAGTTTAAGTAAGTTTGTACCTTATTTAGATAAAAGTGTCAAAAGAAATCGTTATTCTTATCGGCGGACCCGGAACAGGCAAAAGCACCTTAATTGCCGCATTAGTGGCACAAGGATATTGTTGTTATCCCGAAATTTCGAGAGAAGTTACCCTTGAGGCACAAAAACAAGGTGTAGAACAGCTCTTTTTGGAACAACCTTTGTTGTTTAGCGAGTTGTTATTAGAGGGTCGTAAAAAACAATTTTTGGATGCTCAAAAAGAACCCCATTCTATGGTTTTTATGGACCGCGGACTCCCCGATGTACTGGCCTACCTAAACTATATTGGTACCGATTACCCCAAAGAATTTGACAGTCTCTGCAAAGAGTTTCGGTATTCTAAAGTGTTTATTCTTCCGCCTTGGCCAGAAATTTATGTGCAAGATCAAGCGCGTTACGAAAATTTTCAACAAGCCTTACAAATTCAAGAACACCTTATAACTACCTACCAAACCTACGGCTACCAACTCCTTGAAGTACCCAAAGACACGGTAGACAACCGAATACTTTTTATATTAGACCGAATTTAGGACTAAAACCTGTGCTGCTATTTTGTATGGATTGGATTTTTATTAGCATCCGATTTGTAATTAAAACCAAAAAAAAAGAATGTCTGAGGCTCTAAAAATACTTCAAAAATACTGGAAACACCAGGCGTTTAGACCCCTTCAAGAAGAAATCATTGAAGCCGTTATGAGCGGCCAAGATACCTTTGCGTTGCTGCCTACTGGCGGCGGAAAATCAGTGTGTTTTCAGGTTCCTGCGCTACTCCAAGAAGGCATCTGTTTGGTTTTATCGCCATTAGTGGCACTTATGAAGGATCAAGTAGCTAATTTAAATACACTAAACATCAAAGCCATGGCATTGACGGGCGGCATAAAATCCGACCAAATGACGACTCTTTTAGACAATTGTAAATTTGGAAATTACAAATTTTTGTACCTATCTCCAGAAAGATTACAGTCTGATTGGATTTTGGAACGCCTAAAAAACTTGCCTATAAATCTCATTGCCATAGATGAAGCCCATTGCGTATCCCAATGGGGGCATGACTTTAGACCTGCTTACCTAAAAATTGCCGTTCTCAAAACCCATTTTCCTAAAACCCCTTTTTTGGCCTTGACCGCCAGTGCAACTCCTAGAGCAAAGGCAGCAATTATGGAAGAGTTGGGTCTGGAAAATCCACGGGTTTTTCAACAATCTTTTTATAGAGCAAATCTAGCATATATGGTTTTTGAAGTAGAAGACAAACTCTTTAAAATAGAGCAAATTTTAAAAAAAAATCCAGAGCCTTCCATTATTTATGTACGCAACCGAAAATCCTGCGTTAGCATTGCCACCCAATTGCAGGCCGCAGGGTTTAAAGCTACTTATTATCACGGTGGTCTTGACGCTAACGAAAAAGAAAAAAACATGGCACTTTGGATCCAAGATAAGGCGCAA
Proteins encoded in this region:
- a CDS encoding DUF493 family protein; this encodes MDKKTEEFYVRLKAELERNNDWPALYLYKFIVPSVGDNVARVEQAFDCMGAVIKTTKSKTGKFTSLSVDVRMKDPQEVIDKYLEVATIEGIVSL
- a CDS encoding AAA family ATPase: MSKEIVILIGGPGTGKSTLIAALVAQGYCCYPEISREVTLEAQKQGVEQLFLEQPLLFSELLLEGRKKQFLDAQKEPHSMVFMDRGLPDVLAYLNYIGTDYPKEFDSLCKEFRYSKVFILPPWPEIYVQDQARYENFQQALQIQEHLITTYQTYGYQLLEVPKDTVDNRILFILDRI